One genomic window of Quercus robur chromosome 6, dhQueRobu3.1, whole genome shotgun sequence includes the following:
- the LOC126732959 gene encoding transcription factor RAX3, giving the protein MGRAPCCDKANVKKGPWSPEEDATLKAYIEQNGTGGNWIALPQKIGLKRCGKSCRLRWLNYLRPNIKHGGFSEEEENIICSLYVSIGSRWSIIAGQLPGRTDNDIKNYWNTRLKKKLLGKQRKEEQAQAQAHAHAQAQARRAKQEMKRESYENFMVPGAMNQSPYWPVELPVAVPIVCAAQYPPPLEDQAALTNFLIKLGGRFSDNHQQPNLTTTTTDFQYPIDNHIISSPQDQLYANSMSMLTSSTTTNSVGSTCTQLTNMVQGLENFPCEVEFGYNNPQQQLNGLDGFYGMDMVNASTAGTTTTSSCESASWGDISSLVNVYPPLVSDYEGTPQPQDSAFGDLSYFRPIQ; this is encoded by the exons atgGGGAGAGCTCCTTGCTGTGACAAAGCCAATGTGAAGAAAGGCCCTTGGTCACCTGAGGAAGATGCCACACTCAAGGCCTACATTGAGCAGAATGGCACAGGTGGAAACTGGATAGCCTTGCCGCAGAAGATAG GCCTTAAGAGATGCGGGAAGAGCTGTCGCCTTAGATGGTTGAATTATCTCAGACCAAACATTAAGCATGGAGGGTTttctgaggaagaagaaaacattATTTGCAGCCTCTATGTTAGTATTGGAAGCAG GTGGTCCATCATCGCTGGTCAATTACCAGGGCGAACTGATAATGATATAAAGAACTACTGGAACACAAGGCTGAAGAAGAAGCTCCTAGGAAAGCAACGCAAAGAGGAACAGGCTCAGGCTCAGGCTCACGCTCACGCTCAGGCACAGGCTCGGCGAGCTAAGCaagaaatgaagagagagagctaTGAGAATTTTATGGTTCCTGGGGCCATGAACCAGAGCCCATATTGGCCTGTAGAGCTCCCTGTGGCAGTGCCAATAGTGTGTGCAGCCCAATACCCTCCTCCTCTTGAGGACCAAGCAGCTCTTACAAATTTTCTGATCAAACTAGGAGGAAGATTTTCAGACAATCATCAACAACCAAacctcaccaccaccaccactgatTTTCAATATCCCATTGATAATCATATCATTTCCTCGCCTCAAGATCAACTATATGCAAACTCAATGAGTATGCTTACTTCGTCAACAACTACCAATTCCGTTGGCAGTACTTGTACTCAATTGACAAACATGGTTCAAGGGCTTGAAAATTTCCCATGTGAGGTAGAGTTTGGCTATAACAATCCACAACAACAACTAAATGGGTTGGATGGATTTTATGGAATGGACATGGTCAATGCTAGCACTGCAGGGACTACTACTACTAGTTCTTGTGAAAGCGCTAGCTGGGGAGACATAAGTTCTTTGGTTAATGTTTATCCCCCTTTGGTTTCTGACTATGAAGGGACACCACAACCACAAGATTCTGCTTTTGGAGATTTGAGTTACTTCAGGCCGATACAATAG